The proteins below are encoded in one region of Accipiter gentilis chromosome 12, bAccGen1.1, whole genome shotgun sequence:
- the NDNF gene encoding protein NDNF isoform X2 has product MLLLRCPLLLLLLLPLSSRTQKLPTRDEELFQMQIRDKAFFHDSSVIPDGAEISSYLFRDTPKRYFFVVEEDNTPLAVTVTPCDAPLEWKLSVQELPEESSGEGSGEPEPLEQQKQQITNEEGTELFSYKGNDVEYFVSSSSPSGLYQLDLLSTEKDTHFKVYATTTPESDQPYPELPYDPRIDVTSLGRTTVTLAWKPSPTASLLKQPIQYCIVINKEHNFKSLCAVEAKLSSDDAFMMAPKPGLDFSPFDFAHFGFASDNNSGKERGFLKSSSKFGRQTSSKPRVDLHKVCIGNKNIFTVSDLKPDTQYYFDMFAVNTNTNMSTAYVGTFARTKEEAKQKTVELKDGKVTDVFIKRKGAKFLRFAPVSSHQKVTFSVHSCLDAVQIQVRRDGKLLLSQNVEGVRQFQLRGKAKAKYLIRLKGSKKGASMLKILATTRPNKQSFPSLPEDTRIKAFDKLRTCSSVTVAWLGTQERNKFCIYKREVDDNYNEEQKKREQNQCLGPDTRKKSEKVLCKYFHSQNIQKAVTTETIRGLQPGKSYLLDVYVIGHGGHSVKYQSKLVKTRKFC; this is encoded by the exons ATGCTCCTGCTGCgctgcccgctgctgctgctgctgctgctgccgctcaGCTCCAGGACCCAGAAGTTACCTACCAGAGATGAGGAGCTCTTTCAAATGCAGATCCGGGACAAAGCATTTTTTCATGATTCATCAGTCATCCCAGACGGAGCCGAAATTAGCAGCTACCTCTTCCGAGACACCCCTAAAAG GTATTTCTTTGTAGTTGAAGAGGACAACACACCCTTAGCAGTGACGGTGACACCATGTGATGCGCCTCTGGAGTGGAAACTGAGCGTGCAAGAGCTCCCAGAGGAATCCAGTGGAGAAGGTTCAG GTGAACCAGAACCTCTTGAGCAACAGAAACAGCAGATTACTAATGAGGAAGGCACAGAGCTGTTCTCTTACAAAGGCAATGATGTTGAGTACTTTGTTTCCTCTAGTTCCCCATCTGGTTTGTACCAACTAGATCTGCTGTCAACAGAGAAAGATACACATTTTAAAGTGTATGCAACCACTACTCCAGAGTCAGACCAACCTTATCCTGAATTACCTTATGATCCCAGAATCGATGTCACTTCTCTGGGACGTACAACAGTGACGCTGGCGTGGAAACCAAGTCCCACCGCCTCCTTACTGAAACAGCCAATTCAGTATTGCATAGTCATCAATAAAGAACACAATTTCAAAAGCCTCTGTGCTGTTGAAGCCAAGCTCAGTTCTGATGATGCCTTCATGATGGCTCCAAAACCAGGTCTGGATTTCAGTCCATTTGACTTTGCCCATTTTGGCTTCGCCTCAGACAACAACTCTGGCAAAGAACGTGGTTTCCTAAAATCATCATCAAAGTTTGGGCGCCAGACGTCCTCAAAGCCAAGAGTTGACTTGCATAAAGTTTGTATCGGGAACAAGAACATCTTCACAGTGTCTGACCTGAAGCCCGATACGCAGTACTACTTTGACATGTTTGCAGTAAATACCAACACTAACATGAGCACCGCATACGTTGGCACCTTTGCCAGAACAAAGGAGGAGGCTAAACAGAAAACAGTTGAACTGAAGGATGGCAAAGTTACAGATGTATTCATCAAGAGAAAGGGAGCCAAATTTCTACGGTTTGCTCCTGTTTCGTCTCACCAGAAAGTCACCTTCTCTGTTCATTCGTGCCTGGATGCCGTTCAGATCCAAGTTAGAAGAGATGGAAAACTTCTCTTGTCTCAAAATGTGGAGGGTGTGCGGCAGTTCCAGCTTCGGGGAAAAGCAAAAGCTAAGTATCTCATTAGgctgaaaggaagcaaaaaaggTGCTTCTATGCTGAAGATCCTGGCTACAACAAGGCCTAACAAGCAGTcgtttccttctcttcctgaagATACACGAATCAAAGCGTTTGACAAACTCCGCACTTGTTCTTCGGTCACGGTGGCGTGGCTGGGCACTCAGGAGAGAAACAAATTCTGCATCTACAAAAGGGAAGTGGATGACAATTACAacgaagagcagaagaaaagagagcaGAACCAGTGCTTGGGtccagatacaaggaagaaatcgGAAAAGGTTCTCTGTAAATACTTCCACAGCCAGAACATCCAGAAAGCAGTGACCACAGAGACAATCAGAGGTCTGCAGCCTGGCAAGTCCTACCTGCTAGATGTTTATGTGATAGGGCATGGCGGGCACTCCGTGAAATATCAGAGCAAATTGGTGAAAACGAGGAAGTTCTGTTAG
- the NDNF gene encoding protein NDNF isoform X1 has translation MLCVNTRMLLLRCPLLLLLLLPLSSRTQKLPTRDEELFQMQIRDKAFFHDSSVIPDGAEISSYLFRDTPKRYFFVVEEDNTPLAVTVTPCDAPLEWKLSVQELPEESSGEGSGEPEPLEQQKQQITNEEGTELFSYKGNDVEYFVSSSSPSGLYQLDLLSTEKDTHFKVYATTTPESDQPYPELPYDPRIDVTSLGRTTVTLAWKPSPTASLLKQPIQYCIVINKEHNFKSLCAVEAKLSSDDAFMMAPKPGLDFSPFDFAHFGFASDNNSGKERGFLKSSSKFGRQTSSKPRVDLHKVCIGNKNIFTVSDLKPDTQYYFDMFAVNTNTNMSTAYVGTFARTKEEAKQKTVELKDGKVTDVFIKRKGAKFLRFAPVSSHQKVTFSVHSCLDAVQIQVRRDGKLLLSQNVEGVRQFQLRGKAKAKYLIRLKGSKKGASMLKILATTRPNKQSFPSLPEDTRIKAFDKLRTCSSVTVAWLGTQERNKFCIYKREVDDNYNEEQKKREQNQCLGPDTRKKSEKVLCKYFHSQNIQKAVTTETIRGLQPGKSYLLDVYVIGHGGHSVKYQSKLVKTRKFC, from the exons GATGCTCCTGCTGCgctgcccgctgctgctgctgctgctgctgccgctcaGCTCCAGGACCCAGAAGTTACCTACCAGAGATGAGGAGCTCTTTCAAATGCAGATCCGGGACAAAGCATTTTTTCATGATTCATCAGTCATCCCAGACGGAGCCGAAATTAGCAGCTACCTCTTCCGAGACACCCCTAAAAG GTATTTCTTTGTAGTTGAAGAGGACAACACACCCTTAGCAGTGACGGTGACACCATGTGATGCGCCTCTGGAGTGGAAACTGAGCGTGCAAGAGCTCCCAGAGGAATCCAGTGGAGAAGGTTCAG GTGAACCAGAACCTCTTGAGCAACAGAAACAGCAGATTACTAATGAGGAAGGCACAGAGCTGTTCTCTTACAAAGGCAATGATGTTGAGTACTTTGTTTCCTCTAGTTCCCCATCTGGTTTGTACCAACTAGATCTGCTGTCAACAGAGAAAGATACACATTTTAAAGTGTATGCAACCACTACTCCAGAGTCAGACCAACCTTATCCTGAATTACCTTATGATCCCAGAATCGATGTCACTTCTCTGGGACGTACAACAGTGACGCTGGCGTGGAAACCAAGTCCCACCGCCTCCTTACTGAAACAGCCAATTCAGTATTGCATAGTCATCAATAAAGAACACAATTTCAAAAGCCTCTGTGCTGTTGAAGCCAAGCTCAGTTCTGATGATGCCTTCATGATGGCTCCAAAACCAGGTCTGGATTTCAGTCCATTTGACTTTGCCCATTTTGGCTTCGCCTCAGACAACAACTCTGGCAAAGAACGTGGTTTCCTAAAATCATCATCAAAGTTTGGGCGCCAGACGTCCTCAAAGCCAAGAGTTGACTTGCATAAAGTTTGTATCGGGAACAAGAACATCTTCACAGTGTCTGACCTGAAGCCCGATACGCAGTACTACTTTGACATGTTTGCAGTAAATACCAACACTAACATGAGCACCGCATACGTTGGCACCTTTGCCAGAACAAAGGAGGAGGCTAAACAGAAAACAGTTGAACTGAAGGATGGCAAAGTTACAGATGTATTCATCAAGAGAAAGGGAGCCAAATTTCTACGGTTTGCTCCTGTTTCGTCTCACCAGAAAGTCACCTTCTCTGTTCATTCGTGCCTGGATGCCGTTCAGATCCAAGTTAGAAGAGATGGAAAACTTCTCTTGTCTCAAAATGTGGAGGGTGTGCGGCAGTTCCAGCTTCGGGGAAAAGCAAAAGCTAAGTATCTCATTAGgctgaaaggaagcaaaaaaggTGCTTCTATGCTGAAGATCCTGGCTACAACAAGGCCTAACAAGCAGTcgtttccttctcttcctgaagATACACGAATCAAAGCGTTTGACAAACTCCGCACTTGTTCTTCGGTCACGGTGGCGTGGCTGGGCACTCAGGAGAGAAACAAATTCTGCATCTACAAAAGGGAAGTGGATGACAATTACAacgaagagcagaagaaaagagagcaGAACCAGTGCTTGGGtccagatacaaggaagaaatcgGAAAAGGTTCTCTGTAAATACTTCCACAGCCAGAACATCCAGAAAGCAGTGACCACAGAGACAATCAGAGGTCTGCAGCCTGGCAAGTCCTACCTGCTAGATGTTTATGTGATAGGGCATGGCGGGCACTCCGTGAAATATCAGAGCAAATTGGTGAAAACGAGGAAGTTCTGTTAG